From one Streptomyces sp. SCSIO 30461 genomic stretch:
- a CDS encoding DMT family transporter, giving the protein MSSLALSALLSLVSVMAYASAAVVQERVAAGAPGGLTGLLRDIRWWASTGLNALGALLHVVALAYGPLSLVQPLGALTIVFALPLAAVLGRRRVARTAWRGALMAAAGLAGLLALSGPGQSGVPDGAARQAAAATAFAAVALLFLAGQRARRRPLLRGVLLAAGAGVAYGAASLFTKIAAIWPTDTASGRAALLVPGLAVIAGLATVGLLLSQLAYSGAGLAAPLATVTVVNPVVAAVAGLVLFGEGFRYGTAGAVAALVCAAVAGTGLVLLSAPRRTGTRTATGKIGGAVVAGAAATGRVRGGGTASDRDPVRPEVGEGVDIGAVPRPRTHFEVEMRSGAVAGGP; this is encoded by the coding sequence ATGAGTAGCCTTGCGCTGTCCGCGCTGCTGTCCCTGGTCTCGGTGATGGCGTACGCGTCGGCGGCGGTCGTTCAGGAGCGAGTGGCGGCCGGTGCGCCGGGCGGGCTCACCGGCCTGCTGCGCGATATCCGCTGGTGGGCCTCCACCGGACTCAACGCGCTGGGGGCACTGCTGCATGTGGTGGCACTCGCCTACGGGCCGCTGAGCCTGGTGCAGCCGCTCGGTGCGCTGACCATTGTCTTCGCCCTGCCGCTCGCGGCAGTGCTGGGCCGTCGGCGGGTGGCGCGGACAGCCTGGCGGGGCGCACTGATGGCGGCGGCGGGGCTCGCGGGGCTACTGGCCCTGAGCGGCCCCGGACAGTCAGGCGTGCCGGATGGTGCGGCCAGGCAGGCGGCTGCCGCCACGGCGTTCGCGGCGGTCGCGCTGCTGTTCCTCGCCGGGCAGCGAGCGCGGCGGCGCCCGCTGCTGCGCGGTGTGCTGCTGGCCGCAGGTGCGGGGGTCGCCTACGGCGCAGCGTCCCTCTTCACCAAGATCGCCGCCATCTGGCCCACAGACACCGCATCAGGGCGGGCAGCCCTGCTGGTGCCCGGCCTGGCGGTGATCGCCGGTCTCGCGACGGTCGGGCTGCTGCTGTCCCAGCTGGCCTATAGCGGAGCCGGTCTGGCGGCGCCGCTGGCCACGGTGACCGTGGTCAATCCGGTGGTCGCCGCCGTGGCCGGTCTCGTGCTGTTCGGCGAGGGATTCCGGTACGGCACGGCGGGTGCCGTCGCCGCACTGGTGTGCGCGGCTGTGGCGGGGACGGGCCTGGTGCTGCTGTCCGCCCCGCGGCGAACCGGCACCCGCACCGCCACCGGGAAGATCGGCGGCGCTGTGGTGGCCGGCGCCGCCGCAACCGGCCGGGTGCGCGGTGGTGGTACCGCCTCAGACCGTGATCCCGTGCGCCCTGAGGTAGGCGAGGGGGTCGACATCGGAGCCGTACCCCGGCCCCGTACGCACTTCGAAGTGGAGATGAGGTCCGGTGCTGTTGCCGGTGGACCCTGA
- the gndA gene encoding NADP-dependent phosphogluconate dehydrogenase, producing MSGTAQIGVTGLAVMGRNLARNFARNGLTVAVHNRTASKMRELVEEFGHEGAFVPAETAQEFVAALERPRRLVIMVKAGDPTDAVIEEFAPLLEPGDVIIDGGNAHFADTRRRERELRERGIHFVGVGISGGEEGALHGPSIMPGGSPESYASLGPLLEKIAAKAKDGTPCVTHVGPDGAGHFVKMVHNGIEYADMQLIAEAYHLLREVAGYSPAEIAETFREWNTGRLDSYLIEITAEVLAHTDAATGKPFVDIVADQAEQKGTGRWTVQIALDLGVPVSGIAEAVFARSVSGHGELRAASQQLPGPMPHPLGEQDAARFAAQVEQALYASKIVSYTQGFHQIQAGSETYDWDIDLGAVASIWRAGCIIRAAFLDRIRAAYDAQPDLPSLLSDKQFAQEIGAAQDDWRAVVATAARQGVPTPGFSASLAYYDALRAARLPAALTQGQRDFFGAHTYRRTDRDGSYHTLWGGDRSEERTG from the coding sequence ATGAGTGGTACCGCCCAGATCGGCGTCACCGGACTCGCGGTGATGGGCCGCAATCTCGCCCGCAACTTCGCGCGCAACGGCCTCACTGTCGCGGTGCACAACAGGACCGCGAGCAAGATGCGCGAGCTGGTCGAAGAGTTCGGCCACGAGGGTGCGTTCGTGCCCGCGGAGACCGCACAGGAGTTCGTCGCCGCGCTGGAACGCCCGCGCCGACTGGTCATCATGGTCAAGGCGGGTGACCCGACGGACGCCGTGATCGAGGAGTTCGCCCCGCTCCTGGAGCCCGGTGACGTCATCATCGACGGCGGCAACGCCCACTTCGCCGACACCCGCCGCCGCGAGCGCGAACTACGCGAGCGCGGAATCCACTTCGTGGGCGTGGGCATCTCCGGCGGCGAGGAGGGCGCGCTGCACGGACCCAGCATCATGCCCGGCGGCTCGCCCGAGTCCTACGCCTCCCTCGGGCCGTTGCTGGAGAAGATCGCGGCGAAGGCCAAGGACGGCACGCCCTGCGTGACACACGTCGGTCCCGACGGGGCGGGTCACTTCGTGAAAATGGTGCACAACGGCATCGAGTACGCGGACATGCAGCTGATCGCCGAGGCGTACCACTTGCTGCGCGAGGTCGCCGGCTACTCCCCCGCGGAGATCGCCGAGACGTTCCGGGAGTGGAACACCGGGCGGCTTGACTCCTATCTGATCGAGATCACCGCCGAGGTGCTGGCACACACGGATGCGGCAACCGGCAAGCCGTTCGTCGACATCGTGGCGGACCAGGCCGAGCAGAAGGGCACCGGCCGCTGGACCGTGCAGATCGCGCTCGACCTCGGGGTACCGGTCTCCGGCATCGCCGAGGCGGTGTTCGCCCGCTCGGTGTCCGGCCACGGCGAGCTCCGCGCGGCTTCGCAGCAGCTGCCGGGTCCGATGCCCCATCCTCTCGGCGAGCAGGACGCGGCGCGCTTCGCCGCGCAAGTCGAGCAGGCGCTGTACGCGTCGAAGATCGTGTCTTACACCCAGGGCTTCCACCAGATCCAGGCCGGGAGCGAGACCTACGACTGGGACATCGATCTGGGCGCGGTGGCCTCGATCTGGCGCGCCGGGTGCATCATCCGGGCGGCGTTCCTGGACCGGATCCGCGCCGCCTACGACGCGCAGCCGGACCTGCCCAGCCTGCTGTCGGACAAGCAGTTCGCCCAGGAGATCGGCGCGGCGCAGGACGACTGGCGCGCGGTGGTGGCCACGGCGGCGCGGCAGGGCGTGCCCACGCCCGGGTTTTCCGCGTCACTGGCTTACTACGACGCGCTACGCGCGGCACGGCTGCCCGCGGCGCTGACCCAGGGTCAGCGCGACTTCTTCGGTGCGCACACCTACCGGCGTACGGACCGCGACGGCTCGTACCACACCCTGTGGGGCGGCGACCGATCGGAAGAGCGCACGGGCTGA
- a CDS encoding transglycosylase family protein — protein sequence MALRGRHRRYQPSRINRASLTVTASGAGIVLPLVGAAAASAAPVEVWDKVAACESTNNWQINTGNGYYGGLQFSQSTWEAYGGRVYAPRADLASKDQQIAIAEKVLEGQGPGAWPTCSTRAGLARGGAAPVVAPERRSGEARAGAEAKAEPVAATKAESGARAAPRRQQATPTTVPGQREMYTVAPGDSLSGIAQDHRVRGGWQALYADNRAVVGDDPDLILPGQRLRMQPTSQRPTSQRPTSQRPATQHPATQDEPQSRPQARSTAAPEPASKPAPAERREQQRPQHAEPSQRQTTQPSRTSRTAHFSAPVTAGTGTPYRKAGAWASGYHTGVDFPVPTGTSVKAIAPGRVVSAGWAGAYGYEIVIQHSDGKYSQYAHLSALNVRAGQQVGGGQRIARSGSTGNSTGPHLHFEVRTGPGYGSDVDPLAYLRAHGITV from the coding sequence ATGGCTTTACGCGGGCGGCATCGCCGCTACCAGCCCAGCCGGATCAACCGGGCGTCGTTGACCGTCACCGCGAGCGGGGCGGGGATCGTGCTCCCGCTGGTCGGTGCGGCGGCCGCGAGCGCCGCACCGGTGGAGGTGTGGGACAAGGTCGCGGCCTGCGAGTCCACCAACAACTGGCAGATCAACACGGGTAACGGCTACTACGGCGGGCTGCAGTTCAGCCAGTCGACCTGGGAGGCGTACGGGGGGCGTGTCTATGCGCCGCGCGCCGATCTCGCCTCCAAGGACCAGCAGATAGCGATCGCCGAGAAGGTGCTCGAAGGCCAGGGTCCGGGTGCCTGGCCGACCTGCTCCACGCGGGCGGGACTCGCCCGTGGCGGAGCGGCTCCCGTAGTCGCACCGGAACGCCGGTCGGGTGAGGCCAGGGCAGGCGCCGAGGCGAAGGCCGAGCCCGTGGCCGCCACCAAGGCGGAGAGCGGAGCCCGGGCGGCGCCACGCCGGCAGCAGGCCACCCCCACCACCGTGCCTGGGCAGCGCGAGATGTACACCGTCGCGCCAGGTGACTCGCTCTCCGGAATCGCACAGGACCACCGGGTCAGAGGTGGCTGGCAGGCGCTCTACGCGGACAACCGCGCCGTCGTCGGGGATGACCCCGATCTGATCCTCCCCGGCCAGCGGCTGCGGATGCAGCCCACATCGCAACGCCCCACATCGCAACGCCCCACATCGCAACGCCCCGCGACGCAGCACCCCGCGACGCAGGATGAGCCGCAGTCCCGGCCGCAAGCGCGTTCGACCGCGGCACCCGAACCCGCATCGAAGCCGGCCCCGGCCGAGCGGCGGGAGCAGCAGCGGCCCCAGCACGCCGAGCCCTCCCAGCGCCAGACCACCCAGCCGAGCCGGACGAGTCGGACGGCCCACTTCAGTGCCCCTGTCACGGCGGGCACCGGCACCCCTTACCGGAAAGCCGGCGCCTGGGCCAGCGGCTATCACACAGGTGTCGACTTCCCGGTGCCCACGGGCACCTCGGTGAAGGCCATCGCTCCCGGCCGGGTGGTGTCCGCGGGCTGGGCGGGCGCGTACGGCTACGAGATCGTCATCCAGCACTCCGACGGCAAGTACAGCCAGTACGCGCACCTCTCGGCGCTCAACGTCCGCGCGGGCCAGCAGGTCGGTGGGGGCCAGCGGATCGCCCGCTCAGGGTCCACCGGCAACAGCACCGGACCTCATCTCCACTTCGAAGTGCGTACGGGGCCGGGGTACGGCTCCGATGTCGACCCCCTCGCCTACCTCAGGGCGCACGGGATCACGGTCTGA
- the panD gene encoding aspartate 1-decarboxylase, which produces MLRTLFKSKIHRATVTQADLHYVGSVTIDADLMEAADLLPGELVHIVDITNGARLETYVIEGERGSGVIGINGAAAHLVHPGDLVILISYAQVDDAEARTLVPRVVHVDAGNRIVELGVDPSRPVPGSDTQASPHAVEVTQARQASA; this is translated from the coding sequence GTGCTGCGTACTCTATTCAAGTCCAAGATCCACCGTGCCACTGTCACCCAGGCCGACCTGCACTACGTCGGTTCCGTGACGATCGACGCGGACCTCATGGAGGCCGCTGATCTGCTCCCCGGCGAGCTGGTGCACATAGTCGACATCACCAACGGTGCGCGGCTGGAGACCTATGTCATCGAGGGGGAGCGCGGGTCCGGTGTCATCGGCATCAACGGTGCCGCGGCGCACCTGGTGCACCCCGGAGACCTGGTGATCCTCATCAGCTACGCCCAGGTGGACGATGCCGAGGCGCGGACGCTGGTGCCCCGGGTCGTGCACGTCGACGCCGGCAACCGCATCGTGGAACTGGGGGTCGACCCCTCCCGGCCGGTTCCCGGCAGCGACACCCAGGCGAGCCCGCACGCGGTCGAGGTGACTCAGGCGCGCCAGGCGAGCGCCTGA
- a CDS encoding TIGR02679 family protein, translated as MTHTEPAPGGSTLRRPELRSLWHTVHSRLSSGRPVTRVRLGPLDEAQREALADLLGLDRLPDPHPSVSLARLEEAVTELSGFSVRETVTELVGPLDDRATERRRKEDERAELWAWLDGHTTVRAQPALAGWAASCRATGLVSGSPELTRNLLADALTVLAELPAQAEPLPVFAARVLKGDSHALDDGTRLSTLVLRALATLHDTAAPESAADRRALWTRAGVADDDLSATVLVGGLRPAGEGPLASVARACADVGQAASLTLAQLRAPGEFTLASDPAPVVHAVENPSILALAVRRFGPDCPPLVCTSGWPNSAAIHLLRLLADRGATLRYHGDFDGEGIRIAAYLLDKTPARPWRMTAADYRAAVARTPHGREPGRLTEAPWDPELTSVMAEHGTAVVEELVADILLADLVEAIA; from the coding sequence ATGACGCACACCGAACCGGCCCCGGGTGGAAGCACTCTGCGTCGTCCCGAGCTCCGCTCGCTCTGGCACACGGTCCACAGCCGACTGTCCTCCGGCCGCCCCGTCACACGGGTGCGCCTCGGACCGCTTGACGAAGCTCAGCGCGAGGCTCTCGCCGACCTTCTGGGTCTGGACCGCCTACCGGATCCGCACCCCTCCGTCTCACTGGCCCGCCTGGAAGAGGCCGTCACCGAGCTGTCCGGCTTTTCGGTTCGTGAAACCGTCACCGAACTCGTAGGCCCCCTCGACGATCGCGCGACTGAACGACGCCGAAAGGAAGACGAACGTGCCGAGCTGTGGGCATGGTTGGACGGCCATACGACTGTGCGGGCCCAGCCCGCGCTAGCCGGCTGGGCTGCGTCGTGCCGAGCCACCGGCTTGGTCAGTGGCTCACCGGAACTGACCCGAAACCTGCTCGCAGACGCGTTGACAGTGCTCGCGGAACTCCCGGCCCAGGCCGAGCCCCTGCCCGTCTTCGCTGCCCGAGTCCTGAAAGGTGACTCCCACGCTCTCGACGACGGTACCCGCCTGTCCACACTCGTCCTTCGTGCTCTGGCGACTCTTCACGACACCGCCGCGCCGGAGTCCGCGGCGGACCGGCGCGCCCTGTGGACTCGCGCGGGCGTCGCCGACGACGACCTGTCGGCCACCGTTCTCGTCGGTGGCCTACGCCCGGCCGGCGAAGGCCCACTCGCCAGCGTTGCCCGTGCTTGTGCCGACGTTGGTCAGGCCGCCAGTCTGACCCTCGCCCAGCTGCGGGCCCCGGGCGAGTTCACCCTCGCCTCCGATCCGGCACCCGTCGTTCACGCCGTAGAGAACCCCAGCATCCTGGCTCTGGCCGTACGTCGCTTCGGTCCGGACTGCCCTCCGCTGGTGTGCACATCCGGATGGCCCAACAGCGCGGCCATCCACCTCCTCCGCCTTCTCGCGGATCGGGGTGCCACCCTCCGCTACCACGGCGACTTCGATGGCGAAGGCATCCGCATCGCCGCCTATCTTCTGGACAAGACGCCGGCTCGACCCTGGCGCATGACGGCGGCGGACTACCGCGCCGCGGTCGCCCGCACACCGCACGGACGTGAGCCCGGCCGACTCACCGAGGCTCCCTGGGACCCAGAGCTGACCAGTGTCATGGCCGAACACGGCACCGCCGTGGTCGAGGAACTGGTGGCTGACATCCTGCTGGCAGACCTGGTCGAAGCGATTGCCTGA
- a CDS encoding GH25 family lysozyme: protein MDTSEFNHGDGDEPIDWEKVAAHNAFVFMKATQGTQYEDPWFAEDFAAASRTNLSRAPYHFFDAQSSQDAEAQAAHFVRTAHAAGYTGHRPGELPPVLDAESGWVNKRPTCPPGTDARQLAVFLRSVEEAFGVKPIVYTEYSFVVDCLAGNSTVFRGYLQWLASWGAEPHPLPGTGQSWTFWQYTDQARVPGIPDRVDRSFYRGTLAQLRALAGMPAVTRSFATARHTRRDSGPTTDRHHSDQPKRLPEEADGR, encoded by the coding sequence GTGGACACCAGTGAGTTCAACCACGGAGACGGTGATGAGCCCATTGACTGGGAGAAGGTCGCGGCCCACAACGCCTTCGTCTTCATGAAGGCCACCCAAGGTACGCAGTACGAGGACCCGTGGTTCGCAGAGGACTTTGCGGCGGCGTCTCGTACGAACCTGTCCCGCGCCCCGTACCATTTCTTCGACGCGCAATCCTCACAGGATGCCGAGGCTCAGGCTGCACACTTCGTCCGTACGGCACACGCCGCTGGTTACACCGGACACAGGCCGGGAGAACTACCACCGGTTCTCGACGCGGAGAGCGGGTGGGTTAACAAAAGGCCGACATGTCCGCCCGGTACCGACGCTCGTCAACTCGCCGTCTTCCTCCGGAGCGTTGAGGAGGCGTTCGGTGTCAAACCGATCGTCTACACCGAGTACTCCTTTGTTGTTGACTGTCTCGCGGGGAACAGCACGGTGTTCAGGGGATATCTGCAGTGGCTCGCGAGTTGGGGTGCGGAACCCCATCCACTTCCCGGAACTGGTCAAAGCTGGACGTTCTGGCAGTACACCGATCAGGCACGGGTTCCGGGAATTCCCGATCGGGTAGACCGTAGCTTCTACCGTGGCACACTGGCCCAACTGCGCGCCCTGGCCGGTATGCCCGCAGTCACCCGATCATTTGCCACTGCTCGTCACACTCGACGCGACAGCGGGCCGACTACCGACCGTCACCACTCCGATCAACCGAAACGACTCCCGGAGGAGGCCGACGGGCGGTAA
- a CDS encoding aminotransferase class V-fold PLP-dependent enzyme, whose product MGMRLPDGPTGWPRVREALAAYIGGRAEDIAITASTSIGLGVVYNGVRARPGQEFLLTAYDHRAQRVAADLAAEKHGARVRTCSWFADPATATAEGIAAAVGNAIRPHTRVVGITWVQSSTGLRMPVRAVADVVRRANEGRRPTDRCLLVVDAVHGLAAVDEDAARLGADVVVAGTHKWLFGPRGTGLVWVRPEILDQLHPTFVSFIAGGGAAPLSPGGFLAFEHAFALPVAVGIHQELGRARVAGRITELATRAKQGLARIRGVTVHTPLSHELSAGITCFSVAGRTNHQVIDHAATRRVRLSALSTSTYTRLGTAVINTPAEIDTAISSVAEFAR is encoded by the coding sequence ATGGGGATGAGATTGCCCGACGGCCCGACCGGCTGGCCTCGCGTGCGCGAGGCGCTGGCCGCCTACATCGGCGGCCGGGCGGAGGACATCGCGATCACGGCGAGTACCAGCATCGGCCTCGGGGTGGTCTACAACGGGGTCAGAGCGCGGCCGGGCCAGGAGTTCCTGTTGACCGCCTACGACCATCGTGCCCAGCGCGTAGCGGCCGACCTCGCGGCCGAGAAGCACGGGGCCCGGGTGAGGACGTGCTCGTGGTTCGCCGATCCGGCCACGGCCACGGCCGAGGGGATCGCCGCGGCGGTGGGCAACGCCATCCGCCCGCACACCCGGGTCGTCGGGATCACCTGGGTCCAATCCAGTACCGGGCTCCGGATGCCGGTACGCGCCGTCGCCGATGTGGTGCGGCGGGCCAACGAGGGCCGCAGACCCACTGACCGGTGCCTGCTGGTGGTTGACGCGGTACACGGGCTCGCGGCGGTCGACGAGGATGCCGCCCGTCTGGGTGCGGACGTGGTCGTCGCAGGCACCCACAAGTGGCTTTTCGGCCCACGGGGAACAGGGCTGGTATGGGTGCGGCCGGAGATCCTCGACCAACTGCACCCGACGTTCGTCAGTTTTATCGCGGGCGGGGGCGCAGCGCCCCTTTCCCCCGGGGGCTTCCTCGCGTTCGAACACGCCTTCGCCCTGCCGGTGGCGGTTGGGATACACCAGGAGTTGGGGCGGGCGCGTGTGGCCGGACGCATCACCGAACTGGCGACCCGGGCCAAACAGGGGCTTGCGCGGATCCGGGGGGTGACGGTGCACACCCCCCTGAGTCATGAGTTGTCGGCCGGCATCACATGTTTCAGCGTGGCTGGGCGCACCAACCATCAGGTCATCGACCATGCGGCCACTCGGCGGGTGCGGTTGTCCGCGTTGTCCACGTCGACCTACACCCGCCTGGGCACCGCCGTCATCAACACACCGGCTGAGATAGACACCGCGATCTCCAGCGTGGCCGAGTTCGCCCGCTGA
- a CDS encoding M1 family aminopeptidase, with protein MMIRSSGCKTTLLAAFTATMLIGSVGVTTADPLVRADPVFPDLGNAGYEVESYDLALLYRPEGPGAPVDAQVEIMARTSAELKEFSLDAHDLRVKSVSVDGHSARFTMVKRKLHVSPDSLVAPNQVMRINVRYDVDPRSSGPNGWVDTGNGFALAPQPDKAHTVFPCNDVPGDKADFTFRISVARDSGAVAVASGIRLKTPENRGVYTTYAYETVHPVAPELVQIAVGRYETKKIGTVDGVPISLVLPRGAADKFGQLDMAVEQMRWAEGQLGPFPLEAYGLMPLDTDGEVSFGFHALETHTLTVYDSSYLSSAPLESVAPHMMHELVHSWFGGSVTPKTWADNWVSEGHANYYGLKYRFAQGWTTNDGRHSTMESAMAEFYESGDVYRARYGPVARPTKESLFSEQVYRGGPLVLYALEQKVGEARFRQIEQSFLRTYKDRSASTDDYIAHADRIVPGQGVKGFLESWLKGTETPTMPNHPDWEAAPPP; from the coding sequence ATGATGATCCGAAGCAGTGGATGCAAGACAACTCTCCTGGCGGCGTTCACCGCGACCATGCTCATCGGTTCGGTTGGTGTCACGACGGCAGATCCTCTTGTCCGGGCTGATCCGGTGTTTCCGGACCTCGGTAACGCCGGTTACGAGGTGGAATCGTACGACCTTGCCCTCCTGTACCGCCCTGAAGGCCCGGGGGCACCCGTTGATGCGCAGGTGGAGATCATGGCGCGCACGTCGGCAGAGCTGAAGGAGTTCTCGCTGGATGCTCATGATCTGCGCGTGAAGTCCGTGTCGGTGGACGGGCACAGTGCCCGCTTCACCATGGTGAAGAGGAAACTGCATGTCTCTCCGGATTCCTTGGTGGCGCCGAATCAAGTGATGCGGATCAATGTTCGATACGACGTGGATCCGCGTAGTTCCGGACCCAATGGCTGGGTGGACACCGGGAATGGCTTCGCTCTCGCCCCGCAACCCGACAAGGCTCACACGGTCTTTCCGTGCAACGACGTTCCCGGGGACAAGGCGGATTTCACCTTTCGGATCTCGGTAGCACGCGACAGTGGTGCTGTTGCTGTTGCCAGCGGAATTCGGTTGAAGACTCCCGAGAACCGTGGTGTCTACACGACGTACGCGTACGAGACCGTGCATCCGGTGGCACCGGAACTGGTGCAGATCGCCGTCGGCCGGTACGAGACGAAGAAGATCGGCACGGTCGACGGGGTGCCGATCAGTCTCGTCTTGCCGCGGGGAGCCGCCGACAAGTTCGGTCAACTCGACATGGCCGTCGAGCAGATGAGGTGGGCAGAGGGACAACTGGGACCGTTTCCTCTCGAAGCGTATGGCCTGATGCCCCTCGACACGGACGGTGAGGTCTCGTTCGGATTTCATGCCCTGGAGACGCACACGCTTACTGTCTACGATTCCTCCTATCTATCGTCTGCCCCTCTCGAGAGCGTCGCCCCGCACATGATGCATGAACTCGTACACTCATGGTTCGGCGGAAGTGTCACACCTAAGACCTGGGCAGACAACTGGGTCAGCGAGGGCCACGCCAACTACTACGGTCTCAAGTACAGGTTCGCCCAAGGCTGGACCACCAACGACGGAAGACATTCCACGATGGAATCGGCCATGGCGGAGTTCTATGAGAGCGGTGATGTCTACCGTGCTCGGTACGGTCCGGTCGCAAGGCCGACGAAGGAATCGCTGTTCAGCGAGCAAGTCTACCGAGGGGGTCCCCTGGTTCTGTACGCGCTGGAGCAGAAGGTCGGGGAGGCCAGGTTCAGGCAAATCGAGCAGTCGTTCCTCAGAACGTACAAGGACAGGTCCGCCAGTACGGACGACTACATCGCACACGCCGATCGAATCGTGCCAGGACAGGGCGTGAAGGGATTCCTCGAGTCCTGGCTCAAGGGGACCGAGACGCCGACTATGCCGAACCATCCGGACTGGGAGGCGGCCCCGCCCCCATAG